A single Corallococcus exiguus DNA region contains:
- a CDS encoding HEAT repeat domain-containing protein codes for MSSERSKGRVRTVEEGLGRLSSHDAGTREEAQSALEELLISGEPAARERTARALLEELGRPGTAVTEPLLFLLQRSWWPPQPGLAGLAVQSVLASLTRMEADAPALENAASVLAGVCRVDPFQLAALDGLFQHPRASVRGAMARVVGRLGTAAASELRQLLALLEDEEAVALSALESLAALAPLAPDLTAPRLLEQVRDSDGARLYLALVSLRGLLEELNGDARPAPALPGLESALLRPLTAPEAPIRQEAAALLGLRGPLSPEAIAALREHLRDESPHVAARSAVALVRSGAPAAEALFLLKGQLGPAASRELQEAAVAALEEADPARLGRARGLLETVARDAAGLTREALFELLGQLP; via the coding sequence ATGTCTTCGGAGCGCAGCAAGGGCCGTGTCCGCACGGTGGAGGAAGGGTTGGGGCGGCTGTCCTCGCACGATGCGGGAACACGCGAGGAGGCGCAGTCGGCGTTGGAGGAGCTGCTGATATCCGGGGAGCCGGCGGCGCGGGAGCGGACCGCGCGAGCGCTCCTGGAGGAGCTGGGGCGGCCCGGGACGGCGGTCACGGAGCCCCTGCTGTTCCTGTTGCAGCGCAGCTGGTGGCCTCCGCAGCCGGGCCTCGCCGGGCTCGCCGTCCAGAGCGTGCTGGCTTCGCTGACGCGGATGGAGGCGGACGCCCCGGCGCTGGAGAACGCCGCGAGCGTGCTCGCCGGGGTGTGCCGGGTGGATCCCTTCCAGCTCGCCGCGCTGGACGGGCTGTTCCAGCACCCGAGGGCCTCCGTGCGCGGCGCCATGGCGCGCGTCGTGGGGCGGTTGGGAACCGCCGCGGCGTCGGAGCTGCGCCAGTTGCTGGCCCTCCTGGAGGACGAGGAGGCCGTGGCCCTCTCCGCGCTGGAGTCCCTGGCCGCGCTCGCCCCGTTGGCGCCGGACCTCACCGCGCCCCGGCTGCTGGAGCAGGTGCGCGACTCCGACGGAGCGCGCCTCTACCTGGCCCTGGTGTCGCTGCGGGGCCTGTTGGAGGAGTTGAACGGAGATGCGCGGCCCGCGCCCGCGTTGCCAGGCTTGGAGTCCGCGCTGCTGCGCCCGCTGACCGCGCCGGAAGCGCCCATCCGGCAGGAAGCGGCGGCGTTGCTGGGGTTGCGCGGTCCGCTGTCGCCCGAGGCCATCGCGGCCCTGCGCGAGCACCTCCGCGACGAGAGTCCACACGTCGCGGCCCGCTCCGCCGTGGCGCTGGTTCGCTCCGGCGCTCCGGCGGCGGAGGCCCTCTTCCTGCTGAAGGGCCAGCTGGGCCCGGCCGCGTCGCGCGAGCTCCAGGAGGCCGCCGTGGCCGCGCTGGAGGAAGCAGACCCGGCCCGGTTGGGCCGTGCCAGGGGGCTGCTGGAGACGGTGGCGCGCGACGCGGCGGGGCTGACGCGCGAGGCCCTCTTCGAACTGCTGGGACAGCTTCCCTGA